A single genomic interval of Alteromonas sp. CI.11.F.A3 harbors:
- a CDS encoding DUF294 nucleotidyltransferase-like domain-containing protein has protein sequence MTAIAQQVADFVAASAPFDTLDVDSLTDLLTSAELLYITKENLKTLMGQSRRIYLIQSGQFSVSAGQEPPRYVSEGDYFGFQRVLDGSDYPIAVTVESPGLVYSFEEAPFKALLQYDSINTFFNALRHDALQNQAITESKSMWLYKPLYDLTENAPIGTDVSTSIQQAAQLMTDNRVSSLLITEAGQLVGIVTDRDLRSRVVAAGIDLTNPVSSVMTSSPANVASNLTLFDAMALMTEKNIHHLPILDKDSHEPVGMVTASDIVRHQRGSVLFIIGELSKASNLYELTRLAWQLPHYFSAHAKHAGDYDIAGKVLSQATDIMTRKLIGFFQQEHGKAGMMFSWLVYGSQAREDQTMGSDQDNALLLAESPTQAQADYFAAMAEYVCKGLGKCGIKLCSGNIMASNPELRLSLDQAVEQARQWVNAPTKDAIMHFNIFLDARCAAGDVGLFKTLQRQRMPLLKQSLFLAALSRHTNEVSVPLSMFQKFTYEKGGKLKDTIDLKVRAVALINNIVRIYALAGGISVPGTLARLSLLPEKSELSTKDAANLRDIWIFLNRLRWRHQLQHNVADNSVSVSSLSSIERHQLKASFQAIERAQKAIVMNFSGGMA, from the coding sequence ATGACCGCTATTGCCCAGCAAGTCGCAGATTTTGTTGCTGCTTCTGCGCCCTTTGATACGCTTGATGTGGATTCATTAACTGATTTACTTACCTCGGCAGAGTTGCTCTACATAACAAAAGAAAACCTAAAAACCTTAATGGGGCAATCTCGCCGAATTTATCTCATCCAAAGTGGTCAGTTTTCGGTAAGTGCAGGGCAAGAGCCCCCCCGTTATGTCAGCGAGGGAGACTACTTTGGTTTTCAGCGTGTTTTGGACGGTAGCGACTATCCGATAGCGGTGACGGTAGAGAGCCCTGGCTTAGTGTATAGCTTTGAAGAAGCACCATTCAAAGCCCTTCTTCAATACGATAGCATTAATACTTTTTTCAATGCCCTGCGACATGATGCGCTGCAAAATCAAGCCATTACAGAATCAAAATCTATGTGGTTGTACAAACCACTTTATGATTTAACCGAAAATGCCCCCATTGGCACCGATGTAAGTACGTCTATTCAACAAGCCGCTCAATTGATGACGGATAACCGGGTGTCATCCCTTTTAATCACTGAAGCAGGGCAGCTGGTTGGAATTGTTACCGACAGAGATTTACGTTCTAGAGTGGTTGCCGCTGGCATTGACCTGACGAATCCTGTTAGCAGTGTTATGACGTCGTCGCCGGCAAATGTTGCCAGTAACCTAACGTTATTTGACGCCATGGCGTTAATGACCGAAAAAAATATTCACCATTTACCCATATTAGATAAAGACAGTCATGAACCTGTAGGTATGGTAACGGCCAGTGATATTGTTCGCCACCAACGAGGTAGCGTACTATTTATCATTGGCGAACTGTCGAAAGCGAGCAATTTGTACGAATTAACACGTTTAGCGTGGCAGCTTCCGCATTACTTTTCTGCACATGCTAAACACGCAGGTGATTATGATATTGCGGGTAAAGTGCTTTCTCAAGCAACTGATATTATGACGCGAAAGCTCATTGGGTTCTTTCAGCAAGAACACGGTAAAGCCGGTATGATGTTTTCGTGGCTAGTATATGGCTCCCAAGCCAGAGAAGATCAGACCATGGGATCAGATCAAGACAATGCACTGCTGTTAGCTGAATCACCCACGCAAGCACAAGCCGACTACTTTGCGGCCATGGCGGAGTATGTCTGCAAGGGGTTAGGAAAGTGCGGTATTAAGCTATGCAGTGGCAATATTATGGCAAGTAACCCCGAGCTTCGGTTATCGCTAGACCAAGCGGTTGAGCAAGCGCGGCAGTGGGTAAATGCACCTACCAAAGATGCTATTATGCACTTTAATATTTTTCTTGATGCACGCTGCGCTGCGGGTGATGTGGGGCTGTTTAAAACGCTACAGCGCCAACGAATGCCTTTGCTCAAACAAAGTTTATTTCTTGCGGCATTATCCCGTCATACAAATGAAGTCTCTGTGCCTCTTTCTATGTTTCAAAAGTTTACTTATGAAAAAGGCGGGAAACTTAAAGATACGATTGATTTGAAAGTACGCGCGGTGGCACTAATTAATAATATTGTACGTATTTATGCTCTAGCGGGTGGAATTTCAGTACCTGGGACCCTTGCAAGGCTATCTTTATTGCCCGAAAAGTCAGAGCTTTCAACCAAGGATGCCGCGAACTTACGGGATATCTGGATATTTTTAAATCGCTTACGATGGCGTCATCAGCTTCAGCATAACGTGGCGGATAATAGTGTGTCAGTGTCATCTTTGTCTTCTATAGAAAGGCATCAGCTAAAGGCATCTTTTCAAGCTATTGAAAGAGCCCAAAAAGCGATAGTCATGAATTTTTCAGGTGGTATGGCGTAA
- a CDS encoding 3'-5' exonuclease, with amino-acid sequence MLQWLSDWLSERGRGSLDRFKNATLQDTTLMSIDLELTSLNANESEITSFGWVCGRNSSIALETCTYSVVKTKAPLGQSPVIHGLIQDHIAKGEKVEDVLTKFIAQLPSKILVIHNANLDLAVLDAVFRRLDLPAQEVYYIDTLQLALYELKKEHEVVPSNSASLGACLLRAGLPEVPQHNALEDAMAALLLCYAQLASLGLTRQSFLADLSHTNALGRKTLGVVKP; translated from the coding sequence ATGTTGCAATGGCTAAGTGACTGGTTATCCGAGCGCGGACGAGGGTCACTTGATAGGTTCAAAAACGCGACCTTACAAGACACTACCCTGATGTCTATTGATTTAGAGCTGACTTCCTTAAACGCCAATGAGTCAGAAATTACGTCTTTTGGTTGGGTGTGTGGGCGCAACAGTAGTATTGCTTTAGAAACCTGCACTTACAGTGTTGTGAAAACCAAAGCGCCTTTAGGGCAAAGCCCAGTTATCCATGGACTCATTCAAGACCATATTGCGAAGGGCGAAAAAGTAGAAGATGTGCTAACTAAATTTATCGCACAGTTACCATCGAAGATTTTGGTTATCCATAATGCTAACTTAGATTTAGCCGTGCTAGATGCGGTATTTAGGCGATTAGATTTGCCGGCACAAGAGGTTTATTACATCGACACTTTACAACTTGCTTTGTATGAATTGAAAAAAGAGCATGAAGTCGTTCCCTCAAATAGCGCATCCCTTGGCGCATGTTTACTGAGAGCCGGTTTACCGGAGGTGCCTCAACACAATGCATTAGAAGATGCCATGGCAGCGTTACTCTTATGTTATGCACAGCTAGCGTCATTAGGGTTAACACGACAAAGTTTCTTGGCGGACTTATCACATACCAATGCCCTTGGTAGGAAAACACTTGGCGTGGTTAAACCTTAA
- a CDS encoding diguanylate cyclase, which translates to MFIEQVNKRALSDCHLLIVDDQASSRMILEGLLEDMVSCTSVSSGEAALAYCEKNTPDLILMDVNMPIMDGHQVAQALRENPSKTDIPIIFVTATTTDEAQSKCWDSGCVDFVTKPINACTLQNRVKAHLNHKLKNDLLENLIYIDRLTGAYNRHYLEDYLPRFMKDGKRSHNPLSLMLFDVDYFKRYNDRYGHMEGDSCLWKLSKSINDSLLRPMDKLVRVGGEEFLVILPNTNEEGAKLVANRLLSTVFDLNIAHADSDLARVTISAGVATKNPDDNKTIDFTMLQADKSLYAAKGQGRNCVVGSVETAHNVMESEV; encoded by the coding sequence ATGTTTATTGAGCAAGTAAATAAACGAGCATTATCAGACTGCCATTTATTAATTGTAGATGATCAAGCAAGCTCTCGAATGATTTTAGAAGGGCTTCTTGAAGATATGGTGAGTTGTACGTCTGTTTCTTCTGGAGAAGCTGCGCTTGCTTACTGTGAAAAAAACACGCCCGACTTAATCCTGATGGATGTGAATATGCCCATCATGGATGGACACCAAGTAGCACAAGCCTTGCGTGAAAATCCGAGTAAAACTGATATCCCCATTATTTTTGTTACCGCAACAACGACAGACGAAGCACAATCAAAGTGTTGGGATTCTGGCTGTGTAGACTTTGTGACCAAACCTATTAATGCGTGTACGTTACAAAATCGCGTGAAAGCGCACCTTAACCATAAGCTCAAAAACGATCTGTTAGAAAACCTCATTTATATTGATAGGCTAACAGGCGCCTACAATAGGCATTATTTAGAAGACTATCTTCCCCGCTTTATGAAAGATGGTAAGCGGAGCCATAACCCCCTTTCTCTTATGCTGTTTGACGTTGATTATTTCAAACGCTACAACGACCGATATGGGCATATGGAGGGCGATAGCTGCTTATGGAAGCTAAGTAAATCGATTAACGATAGCTTGTTGCGCCCTATGGACAAATTAGTTCGTGTGGGGGGTGAAGAGTTTTTAGTTATTCTGCCCAACACTAATGAGGAAGGCGCAAAGTTAGTCGCCAATCGACTTTTAAGTACCGTGTTCGATTTAAATATTGCCCACGCCGATTCAGACCTTGCAAGGGTGACGATTAGCGCTGGTGTGGCAACGAAAAATCCAGACGATAATAAAACCATCGACTTCACTATGCTTCAAGCTGATAAAAGCTTATATGCCGCGAAAGGGCAAGGTAGAAACTGTGTGGTAGGTAGCGTGGAAACGGCTCATAATGTAATGGAGTCGGAAGTTTAA
- a CDS encoding MAPEG family protein, protein MFTVYTYAIAGLAVIIFTVLIQNIVAAVAHRKQSSYVPGKVAEDLSHDSFVFRSHRTFHNSLENVNQFIIPAILCMFVSVTPLYLAILAWVYGLCRIVHMALYYGMATERNPSPRTYFYMIGLVTNLILYVLLFVSLI, encoded by the coding sequence ATGTTCACGGTTTACACCTACGCTATCGCAGGGCTTGCGGTAATCATTTTTACAGTATTAATTCAAAACATCGTTGCCGCTGTGGCGCATCGCAAACAATCATCTTATGTACCGGGAAAAGTGGCCGAAGACTTAAGTCACGACAGCTTCGTATTTAGAAGCCATAGAACGTTTCACAATTCACTTGAGAACGTAAACCAGTTTATTATTCCGGCGATACTTTGTATGTTTGTTAGCGTTACCCCTCTCTATCTGGCTATATTAGCTTGGGTGTATGGCTTATGTAGAATTGTTCATATGGCACTATATTATGGGATGGCTACTGAGCGTAACCCGAGCCCGAGAACCTATTTTTATATGATAGGGCTGGTAACTAACCTAATACTGTATGTGCTTCTCTTTGTTTCGTTAATTTAA
- a CDS encoding fasciclin domain-containing protein, translating to MVKLIPLVMMSLISLSAFAGHHMESEKADIVDTAASKEMFSTLVTAVKAADLVDTLKSEGPFTVFAPTNKAFSKLPEGTVEMLLKPENKALLSQVLTYHVVSGKVMAEDVMSLTSATTVEGTDITVVTAMGKVMIDDATVIKADVKTSNGVIHVIDTVLLPAEVKKAL from the coding sequence ATGGTTAAGTTAATCCCATTGGTAATGATGAGCTTGATAAGTCTATCGGCTTTTGCCGGACATCATATGGAATCAGAGAAGGCAGATATCGTTGATACTGCAGCAAGTAAAGAGATGTTTTCTACCTTAGTTACGGCAGTTAAAGCTGCGGATTTAGTTGATACCCTAAAAAGTGAGGGCCCTTTCACAGTATTCGCCCCAACCAATAAAGCGTTTTCAAAATTACCAGAAGGTACGGTAGAGATGCTGCTTAAGCCTGAAAATAAGGCATTACTATCACAGGTGCTTACATACCATGTAGTATCGGGTAAGGTAATGGCTGAAGATGTGATGTCGCTAACCAGTGCCACTACCGTAGAAGGTACTGATATCACTGTTGTTACCGCCATGGGGAAAGTAATGATTGACGATGCCACCGTGATAAAAGCCGATGTGAAAACATCAAATGGTGTCATTCATGTTATTGATACCGTATTACTTCCCGCTGAAGTCAAAAAAGCGTTGTAG
- a CDS encoding tetratricopeptide repeat protein, producing the protein MLLRHLITALLVLFSLAMLGCASTTPVVATNPYPALHDHLFPSYASFPIETQEQVFALEEDAQLFVDEAVFESGGKTTNVKGLISSIFDHSEMGLLYRSNANSVASETFNNRSANCLSLSIMTYAMAQHAGYDATFYEVDIPEYWTRRDGFSFLNGHVNLTINVPKDPLVTNIGPSSADVDFDPQMIRTHFPRVPVTKRLVLSMFYNNKGADALIANSYTRAYSYFRAAAVLSPELQQSWVNLGVLYRMVDAFEAAEQSYQFALNLDENNLTAWDNLSILYYHQGLFDKSAQIKAKVEAQRKENPFYHFILGEQALDEGEFADALTHYQRALRLDNTRHEVFFGLAKVYYEIGDISNAERYIKRAIQLAPNPQDENRYMSKLSNIALNY; encoded by the coding sequence ATGTTACTTCGACATCTTATTACCGCACTACTCGTTTTATTCAGTTTAGCTATGCTAGGTTGTGCTAGCACTACGCCTGTTGTTGCCACGAATCCTTATCCAGCATTACACGATCATTTATTCCCCAGCTATGCGTCTTTTCCGATTGAGACACAAGAGCAAGTCTTTGCACTTGAGGAAGATGCGCAGCTATTTGTAGATGAGGCTGTTTTTGAGTCAGGAGGAAAGACAACCAACGTAAAAGGGCTAATTTCCTCAATCTTTGATCATTCTGAAATGGGGTTGTTGTACCGCAGCAATGCGAATTCGGTTGCCAGTGAGACGTTTAATAATCGTTCTGCCAACTGCCTTTCTTTATCAATCATGACTTACGCCATGGCGCAGCACGCAGGCTACGATGCCACTTTTTATGAAGTAGATATACCTGAATACTGGACGCGACGAGATGGCTTTAGTTTTTTAAACGGCCACGTCAATTTAACCATCAATGTACCTAAAGACCCATTAGTGACGAATATCGGGCCAAGTAGCGCAGATGTTGATTTTGATCCGCAAATGATTAGAACGCATTTTCCACGGGTGCCTGTTACCAAGCGCCTTGTGCTGTCTATGTTCTATAACAATAAAGGTGCAGACGCGCTAATTGCGAACAGTTATACGCGGGCATACAGCTACTTTAGGGCTGCTGCAGTTTTATCACCTGAGTTACAACAAAGTTGGGTTAATTTAGGTGTGCTTTACCGTATGGTCGACGCATTTGAAGCCGCAGAGCAAAGTTATCAGTTTGCGTTAAATCTGGATGAGAACAATCTGACGGCGTGGGACAACTTGTCTATCTTGTATTACCACCAAGGGCTATTTGATAAATCAGCACAGATTAAAGCAAAGGTGGAGGCGCAACGAAAAGAAAACCCTTTTTACCATTTCATACTTGGGGAACAAGCTTTGGATGAAGGAGAGTTTGCAGACGCTTTAACACATTACCAGCGCGCACTTCGCTTAGACAATACAAGACACGAAGTGTTTTTTGGGTTGGCTAAAGTGTATTACGAGATAGGCGATATCAGTAACGCTGAGCGTTACATCAAACGCGCCATCCAACTTGCACCCAATCCACAGGATGAGAACCGTTACATGAGTAAGCTTTCTAACATTGCTCTGAATTACTAA